The following DNA comes from Stigmatella erecta.
GATGGCTCGGGCTGCTGTGCGCTGAGAGCGCTCTTCGTAGAGTCCCACGCCATGGGCCTTCTCACCTTCGGTCTCAATGGTGACTTTGGATGGGTGCATCGACCACACCCAGGGAATCGCGGACGACGAACTGCACGACTATTGACGCAGCGGTTCAAGTCCGGCGTGCAGGCGCTCCACCTTCGTCGCAAAGCGGGATGAATTTGCGAGCTACCGCGACTTCGCGGGCCAGTGCGACGAACGCCGTGTGAGCGGCCGAGGAATTGCGCCGGCCAGGGTAGTAGAGGCAGAGCCGAGCGAGCTCCGGTGTCCAGTCCTCGAGCACGCGAACGAGGCGTCCCGCTTCGATGTCGCCTCGCACGTCCGGCTCCATGAAGAAGCCGAGTCCGATGCCCTCCAGGACTGCGATCCGCGAGAGGCTGGCCTCGTCCAGCGTGATGGGCCCCGTCACATCGATCAGGGCCGTCTGCCCCCGCTTACGGAACTCCCACCGGAAGAGGCTGCCGTTCGGCAAGCGCACCCGGATACACCGATGACGGAAGAGGTCCGATGGGACGCGCGGCCGACCGTGCTTCTTCAGGTACGCCGGCGAAGCGACGATGGCATGGCGTTGGGGCTCTCCAAGCGGAATTGCAATCATGTCGGTGGGCACGAGGTTCGCCATCCGCACGCCGAAGTCGAACCCCTCGGCGACGACGTCGACCAGCCGGCCTTCGGTCACGACGTCGACATGCACGTCCGGATGGCGGCGGAGGTACTCCAGCACCAGTGGCGCGAGGATCTCGCGCGCCGCTGTCGCAAACGTGTTGATGCGCAGCATGCCGGACGGCTTTGCCTGCTGGGAGCGAGCCGCGTCCATCGCGCCGCGGATGTCCTCGAGTCCCGGAGCCACCTGTTCGACGAACGCTCTGCCGGCGTCGGTCAGCGAGACGCTGCGCGTCGTGCGGTTGAAGAGGCGGACGCCAAGATGTGCTTCGAGCTTCGCGATCGCGCTGCTCATCGCCGTCGTCGACATCCCGAGATCGAGGGCAGCGCCGCGAAACGAGCTCCTGCGAGCGACGGCGAGGACGGCATCGAGATCATTCAGTCCGGGTTGATACATCGATAGTCCTGTAGATCGGGATGTCACATCTTACTTTGTCCCTGTTGAGCGGGCAATCGCGCGGGCTTACGTCTTGGGTCATGACAATGCACCCATCAATTCGAGCCTATTTCGACGCGGACAGTGCCACGCCGCTCCACGCCTTCGCGCCCGATGCCGTTGTCGAGGATGAGGGACATCGGCATGTCGGGCATGCGGCCATCGACGAATGGTGGCGTGACTCCCAGGTGAAGTATCAGGCCGTCGCGCAGCCGATCGAGGTGAACGCGAAGGACGATGCCTGCGAGGTTCGCGCGAAAGTGACGGGCCAGTTTCCCGGCAGTCCCATCACGCTCACCTTTGCGTTCCGGATGAAGGGCGATCGGATCGCGGCTTTGAGCATCGGCGCGTGAGCCGCGATGCCCATTTCAACCCTGCGGAAGGAGATGACGTGATGAGAGAGCTAGAGGGTAAGCGCGCGCTCGTGA
Coding sequences within:
- a CDS encoding LysR family transcriptional regulator → MYQPGLNDLDAVLAVARRSSFRGAALDLGMSTTAMSSAIAKLEAHLGVRLFNRTTRSVSLTDAGRAFVEQVAPGLEDIRGAMDAARSQQAKPSGMLRINTFATAAREILAPLVLEYLRRHPDVHVDVVTEGRLVDVVAEGFDFGVRMANLVPTDMIAIPLGEPQRHAIVASPAYLKKHGRPRVPSDLFRHRCIRVRLPNGSLFRWEFRKRGQTALIDVTGPITLDEASLSRIAVLEGIGLGFFMEPDVRGDIEAGRLVRVLEDWTPELARLCLYYPGRRNSSAAHTAFVALAREVAVARKFIPLCDEGGAPARRT
- a CDS encoding nuclear transport factor 2 family protein, with product MTMHPSIRAYFDADSATPLHAFAPDAVVEDEGHRHVGHAAIDEWWRDSQVKYQAVAQPIEVNAKDDACEVRAKVTGQFPGSPITLTFAFRMKGDRIAALSIGA